The genomic window GCCCACATTCCCTGACGTTCACGAGTCGAAGATCCCGCCTGTTTCACCGCTTCGCCAAATCCTTTCACCGCCTCTACATCGGCCTGGGCAATAATATCGCGCAATACTTCATGGGCTTCTGCTTCCGTATCTCGCACAATGATAAAGGAATTCAGACCAAACTTAATTTTGCGTCCTTCTTGACGAGCTAATGCAGACACTTCTTCAATCTGCTCTCGTACCCCTTCTATGGTGTTGCCATTCATGAAATACCAATCAGAGACGCGGCCAGCCATGCGCCGCGCTGCTTTGGAGTTACCACCTTGGAATATCTCCGGGTGTGGATTCTGATTAATTGGTCTAGGCTTCACCCAACCACCGTTGATACGATAAAAGTCGCCCTTAAAGTGAAACTCATCCTCAGTCCACAAACCTTTCAGAACGCGGATAAATTCCTCTGAACGACGATAGCGTTCGTCATGGTCTAACCAATGTTCACCATATATAGTAAATTCATCTTTGAACCAGCCGCTAACTACATTCAGAGCGAACCGTCCGTTAGAGAGAAAATCAATACTTGCACCCATTTTGGCAACTACTCCCGGATGCCACAATCCAGGGTGAACTGCTGCAATCAACTTCAATTTCTTGGTGACTGGAGCTAGAGCTGAGACGACTGTTAATGCCTCTAACTGGTACTCAGCGCCATAGCTAGCGATAAATCTAGCTTGTGCTAGAGCATATTCAAATCCAACTTCTTCAGCCGTCTGAGCTAGTTGAGCATTATATTCATAAGTCCAATCTGTCCGTTGGGGAATTTTACTAACAACTAACCCCCCGCTGACGTTGGGAATCCAGTATGCGAACTTAATATCTACCATAATTGTGCGTTTGTAATTGAAACTGCTTGGTTATTTGTCTAAATTTGCAAATGATGCAACAAAGCCTAATTTGCGATCGCTAACAAATCAGCTAAAATTTGATTCGGCAAAATCTTAGTGAAAACCTAAAACTTCAGAGCAGCTAGAAACTACTCTGAGTTTACAAGTAGACAATCTCAGGTTCTTATGGTCGTAATATACCATAACTCGACTGAAGTACCGTAGTTTTTAATGGTTCAGACTATATCACGACAATTTCTCCGATGTCGTGACTCGATATACTTAAATTCCATTTCAGTATTCCAAAATGGAATACTGCCCAATTTTGCTGAGTATTTAATTCTTATTTTATATTTGCTGGTTAT from Nostoc sp. UHCC 0926 includes these protein-coding regions:
- the sfnG gene encoding dimethylsulfone monooxygenase SfnG, which encodes MVDIKFAYWIPNVSGGLVVSKIPQRTDWTYEYNAQLAQTAEEVGFEYALAQARFIASYGAEYQLEALTVVSALAPVTKKLKLIAAVHPGLWHPGVVAKMGASIDFLSNGRFALNVVSGWFKDEFTIYGEHWLDHDERYRRSEEFIRVLKGLWTEDEFHFKGDFYRINGGWVKPRPINQNPHPEIFQGGNSKAARRMAGRVSDWYFMNGNTIEGVREQIEEVSALARQEGRKIKFGLNSFIIVRDTEAEAHEVLRDIIAQADVEAVKGFGEAVKQAGSSTRERQGMWANSNFEDLVQYNDGFRSGLIGTADQVADKIRQFYEAGVDLILGGFLHYTDDLPAFGKTVIPIVRELEPNRRTADELVVV